One part of the Bacillus rossius redtenbacheri isolate Brsri chromosome 18, Brsri_v3, whole genome shotgun sequence genome encodes these proteins:
- the LOC134541046 gene encoding uncharacterized protein LOC134541046, with amino-acid sequence MRRRGDGRPSARLLALLAVAVSTLVVLYGLLPAPRCCGDTRADRWPPSRAVPFFQASDPAKKPFLVWSAGCKIPNVDPFHESLRPLMAPPRVANCSEWTQLTAVSPAPGPAGRFQLRVDQGAAALYSTPGGQLSCCYSTASRPAPVQPPASTRGKKHDGGADARYELTNCTYFEEETLLPPGTEFILVRCFTRVLSVFSKEVYSNMHAMVPIKASVLRKMKTKKRTKALQDTSSDSLSVLLLGIDATSRLNLIRKLPSTFTYLKRNSWFEMAGYNKVGLNTFPNIFPLLTGLRIHYPKNGTCFPSQDRFLDGCPFLWRNYSERGFVTAYGEDAPDISTFNFHKVGFSEQPTDYYLRAYMLVLYRKIISRFSNSWTSCFDMMEITDHVLRYAGDFAATFRKRPFFGMFWLNNFSHDDHNNIAAFDAKFLDFFSRLQDVGVMNKTMVVFFSDHGMRFGKIAEHPLGRLEDKLPFLYIWLPEWFRDQNELAARNLRINGGRLTSPFDVYRTLKYNLVRSESTDEGDESWNKHYCKTSINLFKEVPVGRSCEDACIPPEWCSCAWYHDIPNNDLIGVAALKYVVSRLKNIVSHTHKLTNHTAAVCAQLSLEKVVKISKKTDENSAEVGEYLLQFETSPGNGVFEAMVRHYPEESNFQLVGDINRLSRYGNQSWCVDDSVLKNYCFCEMT; translated from the exons ATGCGACGGCGGGGAGATGGGCGCCCCTCCGCGCGGCTGCTGGCGCTCCTGGCGGTGGCCGTCTCTACGCTGGTCGTGCTCTATGGCCTGCTGCCGGCGCCGCGGTGCTGCGGCGACACGCGCGCCGACCGCTGGCCCCCTAGCCGCGCGGTGCCCTTCTTCCAGGCCTCAGACCCGG CAAAGAAGCCGTTCCTCGTCTGGAGCGCCGGCTGCAAGATCCCGAATGTGGACCCCTTCCACGAGTCCTTGCGGCCTCTGATGGCTCCACCCAGGGTCGCCAACTGCTCGGAGTGGACGCAGCTCACCGCCGTCTCACCCGCCCCCGGACCCGCCGGCCGGTTCCAGCTGCGCGTCGACCAGGGGGCGGCGGCGCTGTACTCCACCCCCGGGGGGCAGTTGAGCTGCTGCTACTCCACAGCCTCCCGCCCCGCCCCCGTGCAACCCCCCGCCTCCACCAGGGGCAAAAAGCACGACGGCGGAGCGGACGCGCGCTACGA GTTGACTAACTGCACGTATTTCGAAGAAGAAACCCTCCTGCCGCCGGGAACAGAGTTCATTCTGGTTCGCTGCTTCACGCGAGTGCTGTCCGTGTTCTCCAAGGAAGTTTACTCCAACATGCACGCCATGGTGCCCATCAAGGCAAGCGTTCTGCGCAAGATGAAAACGAAGAAGAGGACGAAGG cTCTTCAAGACACCAGTTCCGACTCCTTAAGTGTCCTGTTGCTGGGGATCGACGCTACCTCGCGACTCAACCTGATCCGCAAGCTACCGTCGACATTCACCTACCTAAAGAGGAACAGCTGGTTCGAGATGGCCGGCTACAACAAGGTTGGGCTCAACACCTTCCCCAACATCTTCCCTCTGCTCACGGGACTCCGCATCCACTACCCGAAGAACGGAACCTGCTTCCCATCGCAAGACAGATTCCTGGACGGGTGCCCGTTCCTCTGGAGGAACTACTCGGAGCGAGGGTTCGTCACGGCGTACGGCGAGGACGCCCCCGACATCAGCACGTTCAACTTCCACAAAGTGGGGTTCTCGGAGCAGCCGACGGACTACTACCTCCGCGCCTACATGCTGGTCCTCTACAGGAAGATCATCTCCAGGTTCAGCAACTCGTGGACCTCGTGCTTCGACATGATGGAGATCACGGACCACGTGCTGAGGTACGCGGGGGACTTCGCAGCCACGTTCAGGAAGCGCCCGTTCTTCGGGATGTTCTGGCTGAACAACTTCAGCCACGACGACCACAACAACATAGCGGCATTCGACGCGAAGTTCCTGGATTTCTTCTCACGTCTCCAAGACGTCGGGGTCATGAACAAGACCATGGTCGTGTTCTTCAGCGATCACGGGATGCGGTTCGGCAAGATTGCCGAGCACCCCCTCGGGCGGTTGGAAGACAAGCTCCCTTTCCTGTACATCTGGCTCCCGGAATGGTTTCGGGACCAGAACGAGCTGGCGGCAAGGAACCTGAGGATAAACGGCGGCCGGCTGACATCGCCCTTCGACGTGTACAGGACACTGAAGTACAACCTGGTGCGGTCTGAAAGCACCGACGAAGGGGATGAGTCTTGGAACAAGCATTACTGCAAGACCAGCATAAACCTGTTCAAAGAAGTGCCTGTTGGTAGGAGTTGTGAAGATGCTTGCATACCTCCCGAATGGTGTTCCTGTGCGTGGTATCATGACATTCCAAATAACGATTTAATTGGCGTGGCGGCTTTGAAATATGTGGTAAGCAGGCTTAAAAATATAGTAAGCCATACTCACAAACTAACAAATCATACTGCAGCAGTGTGCGCCCAACTTTCGTTGGAAAAAGTGGTTAAAATAAGCAAGAAGACAGATGAGAATAGCGCTGAAGTGGGCGAGTATTTACTGCAGTTCGAGACATCTCCCGGGAACGGTGTGTTCGAGGCTATGGTTAGGCACTATCCCGAGGAGTCAAATTTTCAACTGGTAGGGGACATCAACAGGTTAAGCAGGTACGGTAATCAGAGTTGGTGCGTCGATGACTCTGTTCTTAAAAACTACTGTTTTTGTGAGATGACCTAA